In the genome of Thermocrinis sp., the window CTTTAAAGACTGCAAGAAAATATCTAAATCATGTCCAAAAGTCCGTCTTTGAGGGAAGTTTAAACCTTTCGGGCATTGAAAGGCTCAAATACGAGATATTAAAGGTTGTGGATAGGGAAAAGGATTCCGTGATAATCTACATCCTTGA includes:
- the cas2 gene encoding CRISPR-associated endonuclease Cas2 — translated: MRVVLFYDIDTTEKEGQRRLQRALKTARKYLNHVQKSVFEGSLNLSGIERLKYEILKVVDREKDSVIIYILDETTNYKREILTNTKDPTDNLL